Proteins encoded by one window of Lutibacter sp. A64:
- a CDS encoding lipoate--protein ligase — translation MIFIDNEGNTDPKLNLALEEYALRNFDASTDYLLFYINKPSIIIGRNQNTLEEINQEYIDANNIEVVRRISGGGAVYHDLGNLNFSFITNHDGKSISNFKKFTAPVIRVLNAMGVTAELKGRNDILVDEKKISGTAQFSTGKRMISHGTLLFDTDMGEVSKALQVKMSKIQSKGHKSVRSRVANISEFLKTPITMDDFKQQLLNGLFEAREHFEIHKLTEAEWNAVHQLKAEKYDLWEWNYGRSPKFNIQRSKRFAIGEIDLRIFVEKGLISEFKVFGDFFGRQPISDLETLLIGVPYDKNEISKKLEGVVVENYFGKLEKLDFINLVYGND, via the coding sequence ATGATTTTTATCGATAATGAAGGGAATACTGATCCTAAATTAAATTTAGCATTAGAAGAATATGCTTTAAGAAATTTTGATGCTTCTACAGATTATTTATTGTTTTATATAAACAAACCATCTATAATTATTGGACGAAATCAAAATACTTTAGAAGAAATTAACCAAGAGTATATAGATGCAAATAATATTGAGGTTGTTAGGCGTATTTCTGGAGGTGGAGCAGTATATCATGATTTAGGAAATTTAAACTTTAGTTTTATTACCAATCACGATGGTAAAAGTATTAGTAACTTTAAAAAGTTTACGGCACCAGTAATTCGTGTGTTAAATGCTATGGGAGTTACTGCTGAGTTAAAAGGTCGTAATGATATATTGGTAGATGAAAAGAAAATTTCTGGTACAGCTCAATTTTCTACAGGAAAAAGAATGATTAGCCACGGTACTCTGTTATTTGATACAGATATGGGTGAAGTTAGTAAGGCACTTCAAGTAAAAATGAGTAAAATTCAGTCTAAAGGTCATAAATCTGTAAGAAGTCGTGTTGCAAATATTAGTGAGTTTTTAAAAACTCCTATTACAATGGATGATTTTAAACAGCAATTACTTAATGGATTGTTTGAAGCGCGTGAACATTTTGAAATTCATAAGTTAACTGAAGCTGAATGGAATGCTGTGCATCAACTAAAAGCTGAAAAATATGATTTATGGGAATGGAATTATGGACGTTCGCCTAAATTTAATATACAGCGCAGCAAACGTTTTGCTATAGGTGAAATAGACCTGCGTATTTTTGTTGAAAAAGGACTTATTTCTGAGTTTAAAGTATTTGGAGATTTCTTTGGAAGACAGCCTATTTCAGATCTTGAAACCTTGTTAATTGGTGTGCCTTACGATAAAAATGAAATTTCTAAAAAGCTTGAAGGGGTTGTTGTAGAAAATTATTTTGGGAAATTAGAAAAATTAGATTTTATAAATCTTGTTTATGGTAATGATTAA
- a CDS encoding DUF2461 domain-containing protein, which yields MTSIEKSTFDFLKTLKNNNNREWFTENKPQFQIEQLKVKKFYNALMERLKLHDTIDRFKFFRIYRDVRFSKDKTPYKTHFSGSFSRATKRLRGGYYLEINPEESFLAGGFWDPNKEDLFRIRKEFEMDTTEIRAIINSENFIKYFGKLEGTALKTAPRGFDKEHLDIDLIRMKQFIVIRKFTTKEVLASNFLDEVDASFKAMRPYFDYMSEILTTDLNGESIID from the coding sequence ATGACCTCCATAGAAAAATCAACATTTGACTTTTTAAAAACACTTAAAAATAATAACAATCGCGAATGGTTTACTGAAAATAAACCCCAATTTCAAATTGAACAACTTAAAGTAAAAAAATTCTACAATGCGTTAATGGAACGCTTAAAATTACATGATACAATAGATAGATTTAAGTTTTTTAGAATTTATAGAGATGTACGTTTTTCAAAAGATAAAACACCTTATAAAACACATTTTTCAGGGTCGTTTTCTAGAGCAACTAAAAGATTAAGAGGTGGTTATTATTTGGAAATAAATCCTGAAGAAAGTTTTTTAGCAGGTGGTTTTTGGGATCCTAATAAAGAAGATTTATTTCGAATTAGAAAGGAATTTGAAATGGATACTACCGAAATTCGTGCTATAATAAACAGTGAAAATTTTATAAAATATTTTGGTAAATTAGAAGGTACTGCATTAAAAACAGCTCCAAGAGGATTCGATAAGGAACATCTAGATATAGATTTAATACGAATGAAACAGTTTATTGTAATTAGAAAATTTACAACTAAAGAAGTTTTGGCTTCAAACTTTTTAGATGAAGTAGATGCTAGTTTTAAGGCAATGCGTCCGTATTTTGATTATATGAGTGAAATACTTACAACAGATTTAAATGGAGAATCTATAATAGATTAA
- a CDS encoding tetratricopeptide repeat-containing sensor histidine kinase, giving the protein MLKKNIFFILFLITFKSSAITSIYYTLYENTTEELVDTTKVSEILNVAKTFYSLQKIDSSYHYYKKGLVLAKQINSKPHIAECLYNIAIYYEDNYQYNVAIKYYENAIPLFQELNKIKKVAEIKMQIGYNYSLLTEGDKAIDYYFKSLIHYQDLRDEDGVADNYIGIGHLYYDNENYEFAERYYKDALDIYVNLKDTLGIATCYTNMANAIIDADIYSNGVDYYFKSIELQEALKEYEGVAINFNNIGDYYMELGLYDEAKVYFNKSLDKISQLKIDEYLYALLYLNLSDLENRAKNYNKAIYYGNKSLEISEKLGMQDYKMNNLKNLAIAYENKGNISKSLKLLKQYTKLNDTILKTSKYKKVLLFNALNKLEESSFKINQLSEKNEIEKKIMYFLVIAFTIFGVFVIILILQQTSKKKAYNLLEFKNHQISRMHEEIKLQTNNLKLLNDTKDKLFSIIAHDLKNPFNSIRGFTELLIENIAIYDEEKQLKFLKIVKGSTTKASELLNNLLIWANSQSGTLKFNPVKIELIKQIADVISLVEIQAINKEISIFNNVYHNLYVDTDENMLNTILRNLLSNAIKFTKTGGEIYISSTVEENFVTVQVKDSGIGMSQETINNLFSIENKVSSIGTANEQGSGLGLILCKDFVEKNGGKIWVESTLNKGSVFMFSLPIYKN; this is encoded by the coding sequence ATGCTAAAAAAAAATATATTTTTTATTTTATTTTTAATTACTTTTAAAAGTAGTGCAATTACTAGTATTTATTATACACTGTATGAAAATACGACAGAAGAATTAGTAGATACAACTAAAGTTTCGGAAATACTTAATGTTGCTAAAACCTTTTATAGTCTTCAGAAAATAGACTCATCTTACCATTATTATAAGAAAGGCTTAGTATTAGCAAAACAGATTAATTCAAAACCTCATATTGCAGAATGTCTTTATAATATTGCAATTTATTATGAAGATAACTATCAATATAATGTTGCTATTAAGTATTACGAAAATGCAATACCGCTATTTCAGGAATTAAATAAAATTAAAAAGGTAGCCGAAATAAAAATGCAAATAGGCTATAACTATTCATTATTAACAGAAGGAGATAAAGCAATTGATTACTATTTTAAATCGTTAATTCATTATCAAGATTTAAGAGATGAAGATGGTGTGGCAGATAATTATATTGGTATAGGTCATTTATATTATGATAATGAGAATTATGAATTTGCAGAAAGGTATTATAAAGATGCTTTAGATATTTATGTAAATTTAAAAGATACTCTAGGTATTGCAACTTGTTATACTAATATGGCAAATGCAATAATAGATGCTGACATTTACTCTAATGGTGTTGATTATTACTTTAAGTCTATTGAATTACAAGAGGCTTTAAAAGAATATGAAGGTGTTGCAATAAACTTCAATAATATAGGAGATTATTATATGGAGTTAGGTCTGTATGATGAAGCTAAAGTGTATTTTAATAAATCATTAGATAAGATTTCTCAATTAAAAATTGATGAATATTTATACGCATTACTTTATTTAAACCTTTCAGATCTTGAAAATAGAGCTAAAAATTATAATAAAGCCATTTATTACGGAAATAAAAGTCTTGAAATTTCAGAAAAGTTAGGAATGCAAGATTATAAAATGAATAACTTAAAAAATTTAGCAATAGCCTATGAAAATAAAGGGAATATATCTAAGTCGCTTAAACTTTTAAAACAATATACAAAGTTAAATGACACTATTTTAAAGACTAGTAAATATAAAAAAGTGCTGTTATTTAATGCATTAAATAAGTTAGAGGAATCTAGTTTTAAAATCAATCAACTTTCAGAAAAAAATGAAATTGAAAAAAAAATAATGTATTTTTTGGTAATTGCATTCACCATTTTTGGTGTTTTTGTAATTATTTTAATTTTGCAACAAACTTCTAAAAAGAAGGCTTACAATTTATTAGAGTTTAAAAATCATCAAATTAGTAGAATGCATGAAGAAATTAAATTGCAGACTAATAATTTAAAATTATTAAATGATACTAAAGATAAACTCTTCTCAATTATTGCACACGATTTAAAAAATCCATTCAATTCAATTAGAGGTTTTACAGAGCTTTTAATTGAAAATATTGCTATTTATGACGAAGAAAAACAACTAAAATTTTTAAAAATAGTTAAGGGTTCAACCACAAAGGCATCAGAATTATTAAACAACTTATTAATTTGGGCCAATTCTCAATCGGGAACTTTAAAATTTAATCCCGTTAAAATTGAATTGATAAAACAAATTGCAGATGTAATCTCTTTAGTTGAAATTCAAGCCATAAATAAAGAAATAAGTATATTTAATAATGTTTATCATAATTTGTATGTTGATACAGATGAAAATATGTTAAATACAATTTTAAGAAATTTACTATCTAATGCTATTAAGTTTACTAAAACGGGTGGCGAAATTTATATAAGTTCTACTGTTGAAGAAAATTTTGTTACAGTACAAGTAAAAGATAGCGGAATAGGAATGTCTCAAGAAACTATTAATAATTTATTTTCTATAGAGAATAAAGTAAGTAGTATTGGAACTGCAAACGAACAAGGATCTGGTCTAGGGTTAATACTTTGTAAAGATTTTGTTGAAAAAAACGGTGGTAAAATTTGGGTGGAAAGTACTTTAAATAAAGGGAGTGTATTTATGTTTTCTTTACCGATTTATAAAAATTAA
- a CDS encoding M15 family metallopeptidase, with product MFCFSVFSQQNFSEKALMGRGDLVLEGTSYKLQKETLQAFKEMKKAALKEGIDIKIVSGYRSFNRQKNIWNRKYNLYISQGLAPDKALQKIIEYSTIPGTSRHHWGTDFDIIDGSVKAPKSLLIESNYEKNGVYAKLKKWMDTHAESFGFYLVYTNISSRKGFKYEPWHYTYKPLSDQMLLEFRKINLIEFYKNIELNGSQYLTKEFLSKYTSENILDINIDLINN from the coding sequence ATGTTTTGTTTTTCAGTTTTTTCTCAACAGAATTTTAGTGAAAAAGCTTTAATGGGTAGGGGAGATTTAGTTTTGGAAGGAACTTCTTATAAGTTACAAAAAGAAACTTTACAAGCTTTTAAAGAAATGAAAAAAGCAGCACTTAAAGAGGGTATAGATATAAAAATTGTTTCAGGATATAGAAGTTTTAACCGTCAAAAAAATATTTGGAATAGAAAGTACAATTTATATATTTCACAAGGCTTAGCGCCTGATAAGGCGCTTCAGAAAATAATAGAGTATTCTACTATTCCTGGTACATCTCGTCACCATTGGGGAACTGATTTTGATATTATTGATGGTTCTGTTAAAGCTCCTAAAAGTCTTTTGATTGAAAGTAATTATGAAAAAAATGGTGTGTATGCTAAATTAAAAAAATGGATGGATACACATGCCGAATCTTTTGGATTTTACTTAGTTTATACAAATATAAGTTCAAGAAAAGGTTTTAAATACGAGCCTTGGCATTATACATATAAGCCGCTTTCTGACCAAATGTTGCTAGAATTTAGAAAAATTAATTTAATTGAGTTCTATAAAAATATTGAATTGAATGGAAGTCAATATTTAACAAAAGAATTTCTAAGTAAATATACTTCGGAGAATATTTTAGATATAAATATAGATTTAATAAATAATTAA
- a CDS encoding GNAT family N-acetyltransferase: MIEVKKITAEETFEIRLEVLRKNIPLPYEFKGDFDAETFHLGAFKEGKLIAVSSFMKAENNNFKGKQYQLRGMATIEKHQGFGAGKHLILEAVEILRKKNIDCLWCNARVIALDFYKKQRFLIFGDKFDVPFIGNHFVMYKYLN; encoded by the coding sequence ATGATTGAAGTTAAAAAGATTACAGCAGAAGAAACTTTTGAAATTAGACTAGAGGTTTTACGAAAAAATATACCACTGCCTTATGAGTTTAAAGGCGATTTTGATGCTGAAACGTTTCATCTTGGTGCTTTTAAAGAAGGAAAATTAATTGCAGTGTCTAGCTTTATGAAAGCTGAAAATAATAATTTTAAAGGAAAACAATACCAGTTAAGAGGTATGGCAACCATAGAAAAACACCAAGGTTTTGGGGCTGGAAAACATTTAATACTTGAAGCTGTAGAAATTTTACGAAAAAAAAATATCGATTGTTTGTGGTGTAATGCGCGAGTAATTGCATTAGATTTTTATAAAAAACAAAGGTTTTTAATTTTTGGAGATAAATTTGATGTACCATTTATTGGAAATCATTTTGTAATGTATAAATACTTAAATTAA
- a CDS encoding rhomboid family intramembrane serine protease, with amino-acid sequence MNIDKTLLILIIVNVLVSMKGFSDRLFFDKYKFHIGAINRGEKIRMFTSGFLHVDYLHLILNMYVLYIFAPIIIFKLGVVKFLILYLGSLIAGSILTLTYHKSELYYSAVGASGAVAGIIYGAILLNPTMSLMMFPLPIPIPGYIFGIGYLLYSIYGMKKQLGNVGHTAHLGGAIGGYALTLLVYPEVFLNSTSTVIMLGIPIVLLLLFGNRLK; translated from the coding sequence ATGAATATAGACAAAACACTACTAATATTAATAATTGTTAATGTGCTTGTTTCTATGAAGGGATTTAGCGACCGTTTGTTTTTTGATAAGTATAAATTTCATATTGGCGCAATTAATAGAGGTGAAAAAATTAGAATGTTTACTTCTGGATTTTTACATGTAGATTATTTGCATTTAATTTTAAATATGTATGTGTTGTATATTTTTGCACCTATTATAATTTTTAAATTAGGAGTTGTTAAATTTTTAATTCTTTATTTAGGAAGCTTAATAGCGGGAAGTATTTTGACATTAACCTATCATAAAAGTGAATTGTATTATAGCGCAGTTGGTGCTTCTGGTGCGGTTGCAGGTATAATTTATGGGGCAATTTTACTAAATCCTACAATGAGTTTAATGATGTTTCCATTACCAATACCCATTCCAGGTTATATTTTTGGAATTGGTTATTTGTTGTATTCAATCTATGGAATGAAAAAGCAGTTAGGAAATGTAGGGCACACAGCTCACTTAGGTGGTGCAATAGGAGGGTATGCTTTAACGTTATTAGTGTATCCAGAAGTTTTTTTAAATAGTACTTCTACAGTTATAATGTTGGGGATTCCAATTGTTTTGTTATTGCTTTTTGGAAATCGTTTAAAATAA
- a CDS encoding lysophospholipid acyltransferase family protein, which produces MNLLVYILVYPIIWLLSILPFKILYFISDIIYLLVYYVIGYRKKVVFYNLKLTFPQKTDKELIKLRKLFYHHFVDIFIEMIKSFTVSKKEIYKRYQYTNLNFFTDLYKDGKSVVLVGPHYANWEWIMSLDSFVKYKGYAAYTKINNPYFNNQILKSRTKFGTSLVQTSKVISEIKKNQKNNVQAIYGLLSDQSPQLKKTFYWSEFLGIKVPIHTGAEMLAKRYDLNVVYMDVQRIKRGYYQTTFSLITDNATKFEDYQITDIFLEKVEKQIRINPEFYFWTHKRFKHKDKAPKEDS; this is translated from the coding sequence ATGAATTTACTTGTATACATTCTTGTTTACCCTATAATTTGGTTACTATCTATATTGCCATTCAAAATCTTATATTTTATATCTGATATAATATATTTATTAGTCTATTATGTTATTGGCTATAGAAAAAAAGTGGTTTTCTATAACTTAAAACTCACTTTTCCTCAAAAAACAGATAAAGAACTTATTAAACTTAGAAAATTATTTTACCATCATTTTGTCGATATTTTTATTGAAATGATAAAGTCTTTTACAGTTTCTAAAAAAGAGATTTATAAAAGATATCAATATACTAATCTTAATTTTTTTACAGATTTATATAAAGATGGTAAAAGCGTTGTTTTAGTTGGTCCACATTATGCAAATTGGGAATGGATAATGAGCCTAGATTCTTTTGTAAAATACAAAGGTTATGCTGCTTATACAAAAATAAACAACCCTTATTTTAATAATCAAATATTAAAATCTAGAACTAAGTTTGGCACTTCATTAGTACAAACTTCTAAAGTTATTTCTGAAATTAAAAAAAATCAGAAAAACAACGTACAAGCTATATACGGTTTGCTTAGCGACCAATCTCCACAGTTAAAAAAGACGTTTTATTGGAGTGAATTTCTAGGCATAAAAGTACCAATACATACCGGTGCAGAAATGCTAGCTAAAAGATACGATTTAAATGTGGTTTATATGGATGTGCAAAGGATAAAACGCGGATATTACCAAACTACATTTAGCTTAATTACAGATAATGCTACAAAATTTGAAGATTACCAAATAACCGACATATTTTTAGAAAAAGTTGAAAAACAAATTAGAATAAATCCTGAGTTTTATTTTTGGACTCATAAACGTTTTAAGCACAAAGACAAAGCTCCAAAAGAAGATTCTTAA